The Pectobacterium sp. A5351 genome contains the following window.
GCTTGAACGGCACGTTACGCAGCTCCAGCACGAACGGCACCTGACGTACCAGATTCTTTAGCTGTAACAGGGGATAATCTACCGACAGGTCACCACTGCGGCCAAAGTCACGCCCCAGAAACGAGCGGGCCCCCCTCGGTAGCGCATCCAACAGCGGTTTCAGATGGGTGTCCAGCCAGTCCTGTGTTTCGCTCCAGCGGGTTTCATCGGATTTCAGCTCATAGCCTTCCGGGCAGGTCAGACGTAAAACAGGGGTATCAGCTGACATTCGGGATTCGATCAGGGCGCGAGACAGCCAGGCTCCGCCACCATTAGCAGGGATGCAGTCCAGCTCTTCGGATGCACCCGCACCATAGAATTTATATACCGAGGCCATCCACTCGGCTTCCGCTGCGGCAGACCATTCACGCCCGGTACGCAGGCATACACGGCTGAATAAGCCCTCCGTCACCGCCTCTTTAAAGGTGATACGTTGGACACTGCCGCCTTGACGTTCAGCCCGTATATCCCCGATCAACGTATTAAAGGGGTTGTCATCACCGTCATGGGTGGAAATGACGCGCACCTTACCGCCCCAAATCAGCATCGCCAGTGCGGCCTTCAGCAGTTCATCCAGTTGCTCATGGAATGCGGCTTCATCAATCACGATGATGCCCTGACGGCCGCGTAGGTTAGATGGACGGCTGGACAACGCTACGACACGAAAGCCTGAGTCGGGAAATTTGATGGTGTAGGTTTTGATGTGCTTGTCGTCTTCGTCTTCCTGCCAGAAGCCTTCTTCAATCTCGCTGGCTGCGTAGTTGAAAACTCGCGCCCACATCGCGCACGCCTGAATATACTCGACGGTCATATCCTGGTTGTAGGCGATGTAATAGACGTTCATTCCACCTGCAGGTGCTGAAGAGGCGGCAGTCAGCACATTATCGGAGGCTTCCGCCCAGGTAATACCGGTACGACGGCTTTTCTCAATGACCTTGAGCGGTGAGGTATCGGCAACCCAGCGTTGCTGGTATGGCATAAGTGCGACAGGTGCGTCCATCTGCGAGGTATCGGGCAACACTGGAGCAATATTTACAGATGACGTTGTCATGACGCGATCCCCAGAATCTCCCGACGCAGCGCCTGTACCGCATCAGTTGACAATCCACCTTTGCGGGCGATCTTCTCGGCATTGCTTGCCGCTTGCTGTGCTTTGGTTCTGACGTCAGCCTGGAACTTCTTCAGGTTGACGCTGGCCCGCGACAGCGTGGCAACGTTCTTGGCCACTTTGGACAGCAGCGCCACGCGTTCCTGCGGGTCGACTTCACCTTCGTCAGCTTCCTGCAACTGGACGATACTCTCGAACAGTTCAGTCTGGATCAGCGCGATGACCGCCTCCGAACGCGCATCCTGATCGTCGGCTGCGCCTTCGG
Protein-coding sequences here:
- a CDS encoding DUF3486 family protein, with amino-acid sequence MARRSTIDKLPDDARRWLERALTESGFSGYAELESLLREQGYIISKSAIHRYGQKIEKRFGAIRAATDAARMLTEGAADDQDARSEAVIALIQTELFESIVQLQEADEGEVDPQERVALLSKVAKNVATLSRASVNLKKFQADVRTKAQQAASNAEKIARKGGLSTDAVQALRREILGIAS